From the Candidatus Effluviviaceae Genus V sp. genome, the window TCAGTTCCTCGTCCCCCACGGCGCCGCTCGTGATATAGAACGTGGCCGTCGCACCGTGCTTCGCGAGGATCGGGGTCGCCAGACGCGCGTTGTCCTCGTAGCCGTCGTCGAACGTGATAGCTGTCCAGCGCATCGGCGGTCTCCTGCCCTCGCGCACACAGTTGACGATGGCGTCGAGCGGCACAATCTCGTAGACCGACGCGAGGTACGCGATCTGCCGGTCGAAGACCTCCGGGTGAACGACGAGGCTCGACTGGATGTACTCGCGTCGCCACGCCGGGTCGTCGTTGACCGAGTGGTACCTGAGCACCATCCCCCCGGCCGACGGCAGGGTCCTCAGGAAGCTCACGACCGGGGCTGAGTTCCTGATCGCCCGGCCCATGCATCTGATGGGACTACCGGCGCCCGGCATCGTCACCCCGCTTCGCTTGCACGGCCCCGCGCCGGGCGGCGCCCGTGTCGACCCACTCGATCAGGCCGGGAACCGACCTGCCGATCGCGTCACGGTAGAACTCGGTCGTCCGCTCGACCATCCGCTCGGTCGAGAACTCCCTTCTGGCCCGACGCCGCGCGGCCTCCCCCATGCTCGAGGCCAGCGTCTCGTCGTTCAGAATGTCGACGACCCTGTCGGCCAGCGCCACCGGGTCTCCGGGCGGCACGACAAAGCCGGTCGCCCCGTCCTCGACGAGCTCCGGATTGCCTCCGACGTCGGTCACGACGACCGGCACGCCGACGGCCATCGACTCGAGCAGGACGTTGGAGCATCCCTCCTTGAGCGACGTCAGCACGGAAACGTCGGCCGCGGCCAGAACCGAGGCGACGTCTTTCGTCTGGCCCAGGAGGCGCAGTCTGTCGCCGAGCCCCTTCGAGCGGGCCAGCTCCTCCATCGAACCGCGGAGCGGTCCGTCGCCGACGACATCGAAGGTCACGTCGGCGCACCGGTCGGCCACGGACGACGCCACCTCGACGAAAGCGAGAGGGTCCTTCTTCGGGGTCAGGCTCGCGATCATGACCACGGTCTTCCCGGCCCGCCTCGCATGACCCGCGTCGCGCGGGCGGAGCCTCTCGAAGTCCACGCCGTTGTAGATGACGCGGATCCGGTCGGCGTCGATCCCGTGTGCTTTCTCCACGTGCCGCCCGACGGCCTTCGCGTTGGCGGTGACGTAGTCGGGCATGCCGGAGAGGGCCCGCTCGACGAAGAGCAGAGGCCGTCTCCCGTGGATGTCCACGTTCCTGTAGGACGTCACCACCACGGGAACGCGCGCCACTCTCCCGGCGACGACCCCGCGCCAGTTGGCAGAGAAGAGGAACGTGTGGAGGAGCGCCGGACGCTCGGCTCTCAGGAACGACGTCAACCGTGCCAGTGTCCCCGACGCCACGCCGGGACGCTTCTCGAGAGCGACGACGCGGACGCCCGCCGCGTCGAGTTCCTGGGCCATCGGGCCCCTCTCGGTCAGCGAACAGACGACGGGCTCGAACCGGTCGCGGTCCAGCCTCGTCGCGAGGTCGACGAGCTGCCGCTCCGTCCCCCCGAACCCGAGCTGTCCGATGACGAACACGACCTTGAGCCGGTCGCCCGTCGCGAGGTCTGCTCGGCCGGCGCAGGACAGGTCGTAGAGCGCCTCGGTCCTGCCCACCATGTGTTTCGCATCGAAGGCCCTCTCGAATACCCGCCGTGCTCCCGCAGAGAGCCGCTCCCTCAGTGCGTCGTCCCCGGCCAGCCGCTGCATCGCAGCGGCCAGAGCTTCCGCGTCGTCGGGCGGAACGAGAACCCCGCTCTCACCGTCCGATATGACCTCGGGCGTCCCTCCGACCCGGGACACGATGCACGGCACGCCTGCCGCCATCGCCTCGAGAACCGTGATGGGAAGCCCTTCGTAGACCGACGACAACACGAAGGCGTCCGCGGCCGACAGAAGCTCGGGCACGTCCAGGCGGCGGCCCAGCAGGAGAACGCGATGCTCGAGCCCTCGCGCGCGGATCGTCTTCTCGAGCTCGTCGCGGAGGGGGCCCTTGCCGGCGATGGCGAGCACGACGCGCGGATCGTCCATCAGCGCGGCGGCCTCGATGAGGAGCGACTGGTTCTTCTGTCGCGTCAGACTGCCGACCGACAGATAGAGCAGTCCGTCGTCCGCTACCCCGAGCTCTGCACGGAGCGCTGCTTCTCCCCGAGCCTCCCGGAGTCTGGAGTCGTCGATCCCGTTCCATATGGTGACGAAGCGCCGGTGACCGATCCTGCCGTCGGCGAGATGGGAACGTCTCACACAATCGGACACGGCGATCTGGGCGTCTTCCCTGAGCGAGGACAGCCTGCTGACCGTCCTCCTGAGCCGCGAGTTCGAGACCACGACGTTGTGCTCGGTCCGGACCACACCGTCGGCGCCTGCGACCATGGCCGCGGCCGCGGCCAGCGATGTCCCTGCGAAGTTGTGGCCGTGGACGACCGCCGGCCTGTGTGTTCTCACGAGCCGCGCGAGCCTCACGAGCGGAGTCGGGTTCATGCGCCCGGGTCTTCCGAGCACGTGGACCGGGACCCCGCGGCTTCTGAGCACGTCCTCGAGCGGCCCTCCGCCCCGGATGGTGCAGACGACCGGCGAACAGCGCTCGGGATCGTGAGCGAGCGCGTACTCGACCACGACGCGCTCAGCTCCGCCCGCCTCGAGCGACTGGATCACATGCAGCACGGTTCTCGCCATCGGTCGCGCGTCCGCCTCATCCTAGCTCCCCGCGGACGTTTCCTCCTCCGTGTAGAGATTGGCCGTGCTGACGTCGCCCCACTTGAGCGGGACCGTCGAGACGACCCATCTGAACTTCCCCCTCGAAGAGAACGGTATCTCACTGACCCTCTCGATCCCGACGGAGACGTCCCTTCCCAGCCGGCGTCCGAGCTCGCGCGTGAGCGTGGTCTCGGCGGCGGCATCGAACGACGCGTCCGGGACGATCCGGACGGTCACCTCCGACGGGTCGTGCTGTACGATCTGGGATCTGATGATGCCGGGCACCCCCTTGAACGCGTAGCTCAGGAGCGGACCCGGGATCATCCTGTCGCCCGGCAGCACGACGATGTCCTCGGCCTTGCCCGTGATCCCGGCGATCATGGGAAGCGTACGGCCGCACGGGCACCGTCCGGTCCGTTCCGCAGCCGTGTCGCCGGTCGCGTAGCGAATGAGCGGCATGGCCTCGTTGTGAAGCCCTGTCGCGACGATCTGCCCGTGCTCACCGGGTGCGACCGGCCGGCCGTCCACACCCAGGATCTCGAGGACGCCGTACTCCGGGAAGACGTGGTGGCCGTTGTGCTCCTCGCACTCGCTCGAGAACGCCACGCGCTCGGCCTGCCCGTAGGTGTCGAACACGCGGCAGTCGAAGCGGTCCTCGATGATCCCACGCTCCACCGGGAGGAGAGGCTCGGAGGAGGTCACGACGCACGTGAGCGGGAGTCGCTCGTCCCGCTCCTCCATGTAGCGGGCCAGCAGGTAGGCGCTTGACGGGTAAGCCGCGAGCGCCTCGACGCCCAGCCGGCGGAGCGCATCGAGGTAGTGCCCGACCGACGCCTCGTCCAGGTGGTAGGAGGAGAAGATGTACTGGTTCCATGCGCTGTTGTACCGCCAGTAGGGCGGCCGCCTCTGGCCAAGCGGCACGACCGCCTCCCCCATCAGCGTGGCGAACGGCCTGCCGAACGAGAAGCCGGCCCAGTTCCACGCGCGCCAGCTGCAGGCGTTGTTCATCACGATGACGCGCCTGTCCCAGTAGACCGACACAGGATACCCCGTGGTGCCGGAGGTGGCCGCGAACCGGAGCCTCCCGCGGTTCACCGCCGTCGAGACGAGTCCTTCGCGCTCCCTGATGACCGTCTCCCTCGTCAGCAGAGGCAGCTTCGAGAGGTCGTCGACGCACGTGACATCCGCCG encodes:
- a CDS encoding glycosyltransferase translates to MARTVLHVIQSLEAGGAERVVVEYALAHDPERCSPVVCTIRGGGPLEDVLRSRGVPVHVLGRPGRMNPTPLVRLARLVRTHRPAVVHGHNFAGTSLAAAAAMVAGADGVVRTEHNVVVSNSRLRRTVSRLSSLREDAQIAVSDCVRRSHLADGRIGHRRFVTIWNGIDDSRLREARGEAALRAELGVADDGLLYLSVGSLTRQKNQSLLIEAAALMDDPRVVLAIAGKGPLRDELEKTIRARGLEHRVLLLGRRLDVPELLSAADAFVLSSVYEGLPITVLEAMAAGVPCIVSRVGGTPEVISDGESGVLVPPDDAEALAAAMQRLAGDDALRERLSAGARRVFERAFDAKHMVGRTEALYDLSCAGRADLATGDRLKVVFVIGQLGFGGTERQLVDLATRLDRDRFEPVVCSLTERGPMAQELDAAGVRVVALEKRPGVASGTLARLTSFLRAERPALLHTFLFSANWRGVVAGRVARVPVVVTSYRNVDIHGRRPLLFVERALSGMPDYVTANAKAVGRHVEKAHGIDADRIRVIYNGVDFERLRPRDAGHARRAGKTVVMIASLTPKKDPLAFVEVASSVADRCADVTFDVVGDGPLRGSMEELARSKGLGDRLRLLGQTKDVASVLAAADVSVLTSLKEGCSNVLLESMAVGVPVVVTDVGGNPELVEDGATGFVVPPGDPVALADRVVDILNDETLASSMGEAARRRARREFSTERMVERTTEFYRDAIGRSVPGLIEWVDTGAARRGAVQAKRGDDAGRR
- a CDS encoding AMP-binding protein, whose amino-acid sequence is MSGFAEKVYRRAPVGIQNLLVSEYGRRIRRERFGDGFEEAARFLERSERLDPEEHRAYQDERVASLVRHAYETVPYYRDVMDDEGLVPADVTCVDDLSKLPLLTRETVIREREGLVSTAVNRGRLRFAATSGTTGYPVSVYWDRRVIVMNNACSWRAWNWAGFSFGRPFATLMGEAVVPLGQRRPPYWRYNSAWNQYIFSSYHLDEASVGHYLDALRRLGVEALAAYPSSAYLLARYMEERDERLPLTCVVTSSEPLLPVERGIIEDRFDCRVFDTYGQAERVAFSSECEEHNGHHVFPEYGVLEILGVDGRPVAPGEHGQIVATGLHNEAMPLIRYATGDTAAERTGRCPCGRTLPMIAGITGKAEDIVVLPGDRMIPGPLLSYAFKGVPGIIRSQIVQHDPSEVTVRIVPDASFDAAAETTLTRELGRRLGRDVSVGIERVSEIPFSSRGKFRWVVSTVPLKWGDVSTANLYTEEETSAGS